One genomic region from Reichenbachiella ulvae encodes:
- the metH gene encoding methionine synthase has protein sequence MENIHPDYPGKYEYKWHDYEPMKLSGLEPLVVTPDLNFINVGERTNVTGSRKFLRLIKEEQFEEALEIARNQVEGGAQIIDVNMDEGMLDGAETMTNFLNLMASEPDIARIPVMIDSSKWEIIEAGLKCTQGKSVVNSISLKVGEEEFIRQAKLIKQYGAAVIVMAFDEDGQADNYDRRIEIVKRSYELMTGPKINFKPQDIIFDLNIFPVATGMEEHRKNALDFFMATRWVRENLPAAHVSGGVSNVSFSFRGNNPVREAMHSAFLYHAIRQGMDMGIVNPAMLEVYDDIPKDLLEHVEDVLLDRRDDATERLLDFAENFKGEGKVEKKNDEWRQQPVEKRIEHALVKGIVEFIDEDTEEARQKLGRPLHVIEGPLMDGMNVVGDLFGEGKMFLPQVVKSARVMKKAVAYLTPYLEEEKVEGDAENAGKVLLATVKGDVHDIGKNIVGVVMACNNYEIIDMGVMVPNEKILEKAKEINADVIGLSGLITPSLDEMVDFAKLLEKEKCEYPLLIGGATTSRIHTAVKIDPCYSGPVVHVLDASRSVPVAGDLLSGKKEAFVSKVKSEYKEARENHAGRTKDKNYIKFSEAKQNAFPIDWQETNIAEPKFIGNKTFNNFPLEEIRKYIDWTPFFQTWMLKGKFPRILEDKVIGDEATKLYNDANSMLDDIITKRSLQANGVIGIYKANNTNGEDIEIADREGKKLTEFHFLRQQGKKGKNIANLSLADFVAPKDSGKQDYLGGFAVTTGIGIEKLLEKYEKDHDDYSSIMVKALADRLAEAFAELMHEKVRKELWGYAADEQLENDALIAEKYKGIRPAPGYPACPDHTEKPILFDLLHVEKETGIYLTESNAMYPASSVSGFYFANEKSKYFGLGKIGKDQVEDYAQRKGMTLEEAERWLAPNLAYDV, from the coding sequence ATGGAAAACATACATCCAGATTACCCAGGGAAGTACGAGTACAAATGGCATGACTATGAACCCATGAAGCTCAGCGGGTTGGAGCCATTGGTAGTCACTCCAGATCTGAATTTCATCAACGTTGGGGAAAGAACTAATGTAACTGGTTCAAGGAAATTCTTGCGCTTGATCAAGGAAGAGCAATTTGAAGAGGCGCTGGAGATCGCAAGAAATCAAGTGGAAGGTGGTGCTCAGATCATCGATGTAAACATGGATGAAGGTATGCTAGATGGTGCTGAAACCATGACCAATTTCCTTAATCTGATGGCATCTGAGCCAGATATCGCTCGTATCCCTGTGATGATCGACTCCTCAAAATGGGAAATCATCGAAGCAGGCTTGAAGTGTACACAGGGGAAATCCGTAGTAAACTCCATAAGCTTAAAAGTAGGCGAAGAAGAATTTATCCGTCAGGCCAAATTGATCAAACAATACGGCGCTGCGGTGATTGTAATGGCATTTGACGAGGATGGACAGGCTGACAACTACGACCGTAGAATTGAGATAGTCAAGAGGTCCTACGAACTGATGACTGGCCCAAAAATCAATTTTAAGCCTCAGGACATCATTTTTGACCTTAATATTTTCCCAGTTGCCACAGGCATGGAGGAGCATCGCAAAAATGCCTTGGACTTTTTCATGGCCACAAGATGGGTAAGAGAAAACCTACCTGCTGCGCATGTCAGTGGTGGAGTTAGTAATGTTTCTTTCTCCTTCCGAGGCAACAATCCGGTTAGAGAGGCCATGCATTCAGCCTTCCTTTATCATGCCATCAGACAGGGAATGGATATGGGTATCGTCAATCCTGCCATGCTTGAAGTTTATGACGACATCCCTAAGGACCTATTGGAACATGTAGAGGATGTTCTGTTGGATCGTAGAGATGACGCCACCGAGCGTCTTCTAGATTTCGCAGAAAACTTCAAAGGTGAAGGGAAAGTTGAGAAGAAAAATGACGAATGGCGTCAGCAGCCAGTGGAGAAAAGAATTGAACATGCCCTGGTAAAAGGCATTGTTGAATTCATTGATGAGGATACTGAAGAAGCCCGCCAAAAACTAGGTCGCCCTCTTCATGTGATTGAGGGACCACTTATGGACGGAATGAATGTCGTAGGAGACTTGTTTGGCGAAGGAAAAATGTTTTTACCTCAAGTGGTAAAAAGTGCCCGTGTCATGAAGAAAGCTGTGGCTTATCTGACTCCTTATTTGGAAGAAGAAAAGGTTGAAGGAGATGCCGAGAATGCTGGAAAAGTGCTATTGGCAACCGTAAAAGGTGACGTTCACGACATTGGGAAAAATATCGTGGGCGTAGTGATGGCCTGCAACAACTACGAGATCATCGACATGGGCGTTATGGTGCCTAATGAAAAGATTCTAGAAAAAGCCAAAGAAATTAATGCTGATGTGATTGGATTGAGTGGTTTGATCACTCCTTCGCTGGACGAAATGGTAGATTTTGCAAAACTTCTGGAAAAAGAAAAATGCGAGTATCCCCTACTGATCGGTGGCGCAACAACTTCTCGCATCCACACTGCAGTTAAAATAGACCCCTGCTACAGCGGACCTGTTGTACATGTACTGGATGCTTCTAGAAGTGTGCCAGTTGCCGGAGATCTATTGAGCGGCAAGAAGGAAGCCTTTGTATCCAAAGTAAAATCGGAGTACAAAGAGGCTAGAGAAAATCATGCAGGGAGAACCAAGGATAAGAATTATATCAAATTCAGTGAAGCGAAACAAAACGCCTTCCCTATCGACTGGCAAGAGACTAACATTGCTGAACCTAAGTTCATCGGAAACAAAACCTTTAACAATTTCCCTCTGGAGGAAATCAGGAAATACATTGACTGGACTCCTTTCTTCCAAACCTGGATGTTGAAGGGTAAATTCCCTAGAATACTAGAAGACAAAGTCATCGGCGATGAAGCAACTAAACTATATAATGATGCCAACAGCATGTTGGATGACATCATTACCAAAAGAAGTCTACAAGCCAACGGAGTTATTGGGATTTACAAAGCCAACAACACCAATGGAGAGGATATAGAAATCGCAGATCGAGAAGGCAAGAAACTTACTGAGTTTCATTTCCTTCGCCAGCAAGGCAAAAAAGGAAAAAACATTGCCAACCTTTCTCTGGCAGATTTTGTTGCCCCTAAGGATAGCGGCAAACAAGACTACTTGGGTGGCTTTGCTGTGACTACTGGAATAGGAATTGAAAAATTACTAGAGAAGTACGAAAAAGATCATGACGATTACTCGTCTATCATGGTTAAAGCACTGGCAGATAGACTAGCCGAGGCATTTGCGGAATTAATGCATGAGAAAGTAAGGAAAGAGCTTTGGGGATATGCTGCAGACGAGCAGTTAGAAAATGACGCATTGATCGCAGAAAAGTACAAGGGAATCAGACCCGCACCTGGATACCCTGCTTGCCCAGATCATACAGAAAAACCAATACTATTTGATTTGCTACATGTCGAAAAAGAAACGGGCATTTATCTAACAGAATCTAATGCTATGTACCCAGCTTCTTCAGTTAGCGGATTTTATTTCGCTAATGAAAAGTCTAAATACTTTGGATTAGGTAAAATCGGCAAAGATCAAGTAGAAGATTACGCTCAACGCAAAGGCATGACATTAGAAGAAGCTGAGCGGTGGTTAGCACCTAACTTAGCATATGATGTTTAA
- a CDS encoding M23 family metallopeptidase, whose amino-acid sequence MARIKYYYDTESCKYERVKVSTWDIILNALGFLSLSVVLAVGIFVISNKYFKSPVVAQLEKENEELLFYYNLLEKDMEAASDMLASLQDRDDNVYRVIFEAEPISPSIRNAGVGGTNRYKDLLEKDLEREDLVLEASKQIDKLKKQMYIQTKSYDDLMELASNKEEFLRSIPAIQPISNEELKRLSSGYGYRIHPILKVRKLHPGVDFSAPKGTPIYATGDGEVQKVHTSFGGYGKQVEIDHGYGYVTKYAHMSKFNVTKGQKVKRGECIGYVGNSGRSTAPHVHYEVHKDGKKIDPVHYFSQDLDAAEYEEILRLSSIENQALGEF is encoded by the coding sequence ATGGCTAGAATAAAATACTATTACGACACAGAATCTTGTAAGTACGAGCGTGTCAAAGTCTCTACTTGGGACATTATCTTAAATGCCCTAGGTTTCCTTTCCCTTTCAGTAGTGTTAGCAGTTGGGATATTTGTTATTTCTAACAAGTATTTTAAATCTCCTGTGGTCGCTCAGCTGGAAAAAGAGAATGAGGAATTACTATTCTATTACAACCTTCTTGAAAAAGATATGGAGGCGGCTTCTGATATGCTCGCATCCTTGCAGGATAGGGATGACAATGTTTATCGCGTCATTTTCGAGGCAGAACCCATTTCTCCATCTATCAGAAATGCGGGTGTTGGGGGTACCAACCGATACAAAGATTTATTGGAGAAAGATTTAGAAAGAGAAGATCTAGTTTTAGAAGCCAGTAAGCAAATCGATAAACTCAAAAAGCAGATGTATATCCAAACCAAATCGTATGATGATTTGATGGAGTTAGCTAGCAATAAAGAGGAGTTTCTTCGCTCTATTCCGGCCATTCAACCAATTTCGAATGAAGAGTTAAAAAGACTGTCTTCTGGTTACGGTTATAGAATTCACCCAATTCTTAAAGTAAGAAAATTACATCCAGGGGTTGACTTTTCTGCTCCTAAAGGTACACCTATATATGCTACAGGTGATGGGGAAGTACAAAAGGTACACACAAGCTTTGGCGGGTATGGTAAGCAGGTGGAAATTGATCATGGATATGGTTATGTAACTAAATATGCCCATATGAGTAAGTTCAATGTAACCAAGGGACAAAAGGTGAAAAGAGGGGAGTGCATTGGGTATGTTGGTAACTCAGGTAGATCTACTGCTCCACATGTACACTATGAAGTGCATAAAGACGGAAAGAAAATTGATCCAGTACATTACTTTAGTCAAGATCTGGATGCAGCTGAATATGAAGAAATTTTAAGATTGTCGTCTATTGAGAATCAGGCCCTAGGAGAATTCTAA
- a CDS encoding CapA family protein yields MKKLWGLCLLVSFLYSCKTQKSITQTSTPVEADTLAIDTLPPAPVYYITADQDTLESLDEEVDIAIHRVLKDTLTLIGVGDIMMGTNFPDKGYLPPNNGRDLWKEVKDTLRLADVTFGNLEGVILNEGGEQKKCNNPDVCYLFRSPESMLENLVDAGFDVLSLANNHAGDFGNTGRKSTMNALDSLGLNYAGLISAPTTIFKRDGMTYGMVAFSPNRGTILIHDEEQAIRLVSKLDSLVDVLIVSFHAGAEGHDHQHVTRKREFYYGEDRGNVYEFARLMIDHGADVIFGHGPHVSRAVDLYKDRFIVYSLGNFCTYGRFNLRGVKGIAPIVKVQTDSQGKFLQGQIIPIYQPGAGGPRFDLNNRAIKVMKELTEKDFPESHLKIEDSGIISYIDD; encoded by the coding sequence ATGAAAAAACTTTGGGGCTTGTGCCTTCTTGTTTCATTTTTATATAGTTGTAAGACCCAGAAGTCGATCACACAAACGAGTACTCCTGTAGAAGCAGATACTTTGGCGATCGATACGCTTCCTCCGGCTCCTGTGTATTATATAACTGCCGATCAAGACACGTTAGAGTCTTTGGATGAAGAGGTGGACATTGCTATTCATCGAGTACTTAAGGATACACTCACTCTGATAGGCGTAGGGGATATCATGATGGGTACCAATTTCCCAGACAAAGGATATTTACCTCCTAATAATGGGCGCGACCTATGGAAAGAGGTAAAAGATACCTTGAGGCTGGCAGATGTGACCTTTGGGAATTTGGAAGGGGTAATCCTAAATGAAGGAGGGGAGCAAAAGAAATGCAATAATCCAGATGTTTGCTATTTGTTCAGGTCCCCTGAATCCATGCTCGAAAATCTGGTAGATGCGGGTTTTGATGTGCTAAGTCTAGCCAATAATCATGCTGGGGATTTTGGGAATACGGGAAGGAAGAGCACAATGAATGCGCTTGACTCATTGGGATTGAATTATGCAGGTTTAATCAGTGCACCAACTACCATTTTCAAAAGAGACGGGATGACCTATGGTATGGTGGCCTTTTCTCCCAACAGAGGTACAATTTTGATCCATGACGAAGAGCAGGCCATTAGGCTGGTCAGTAAACTGGATAGTCTGGTGGATGTGCTAATCGTATCATTTCATGCTGGGGCAGAAGGACATGATCATCAGCATGTGACCCGCAAAAGGGAGTTCTATTATGGTGAAGATAGGGGGAATGTGTATGAGTTTGCTAGATTGATGATTGATCATGGAGCGGACGTGATATTTGGTCATGGCCCTCATGTGTCTAGAGCAGTGGATTTGTACAAAGATCGATTTATTGTTTACAGTTTAGGCAACTTTTGTACCTATGGAAGGTTCAATCTAAGAGGAGTAAAAGGAATAGCCCCCATTGTAAAAGTGCAGACTGATTCTCAGGGTAAATTCTTGCAAGGCCAGATCATTCCGATCTATCAGCCCGGTGCAGGTGGACCAAGGTTCGATCTGAATAACCGAGCGATAAAGGTGATGAAAGAATTAACAGAAAAAGATTTCCCAGAGAGTCATTTGAAGATTGAAGATTCAGGGATAATTTCATATATTGACGATTGA
- the dprA gene encoding DNA-processing protein DprA — MRLKLAMQMNDDRLYVLALKYTHGIGDVLAKQLISYCGSAKRVFDLPKGKLLKIPGIGKKAVEQILKQEGLSKAREVLAKCLDLEIQVIPYFDEAYPEKLKIVNDSPLLLYYKGMNLYNNRKIIGIVGTRNATDYGKHCTNRIVEDLVPHQPVIISGLAYGIDIHAHKAALKHNLDTIAVIAGGIDMIYPAVHKSIAKDMQRVGGVFSEHPPGTKPDAHHFPARNRIIAGMCDALVVVEAASKGGALISANIAYSYNREVFAVPGELDSKYSEGCNALLRAQKALIYTDVRDIEYNLNWKVGEKEEKSTPFDLSIFSEEERQVINVLKDFKKGLHLDELCWKCQLSINQVVTLLLNLEFAGMIESMPGKQYKLTKGL, encoded by the coding sequence ATGAGGTTGAAACTTGCAATGCAAATGAATGATGACCGACTATATGTGCTGGCTTTAAAATATACCCATGGAATTGGAGATGTATTGGCCAAACAGCTGATCAGTTATTGTGGATCAGCTAAACGTGTGTTTGATTTACCGAAAGGTAAATTGCTAAAAATCCCCGGTATTGGTAAGAAGGCTGTTGAGCAGATACTAAAGCAGGAGGGGCTTTCAAAGGCCCGTGAGGTTCTGGCAAAGTGTCTGGACCTGGAAATTCAAGTGATCCCTTATTTTGATGAGGCTTATCCTGAAAAACTCAAGATCGTAAATGATTCGCCACTCTTGTTGTATTACAAAGGGATGAATCTCTATAACAACAGGAAAATAATAGGGATCGTAGGGACGAGAAATGCCACTGACTATGGTAAACACTGTACGAATCGAATTGTAGAAGATTTAGTTCCTCATCAACCTGTGATCATCAGTGGATTGGCCTATGGGATAGATATTCATGCTCACAAGGCAGCATTAAAACATAATCTGGATACAATAGCTGTGATTGCAGGTGGGATAGATATGATTTATCCAGCTGTTCATAAATCAATTGCTAAGGACATGCAGCGTGTGGGCGGAGTGTTTTCAGAGCATCCGCCAGGAACCAAACCTGATGCTCATCATTTTCCTGCCAGAAACAGAATCATTGCAGGTATGTGCGATGCATTGGTGGTGGTAGAAGCAGCTAGTAAAGGTGGAGCACTGATTTCGGCAAACATTGCTTATTCGTATAATAGAGAAGTTTTTGCAGTGCCTGGTGAATTGGATAGTAAGTATTCGGAAGGTTGTAATGCCTTGCTTAGAGCACAAAAAGCCTTGATCTATACGGATGTTCGTGATATTGAATACAACCTAAATTGGAAGGTAGGTGAAAAGGAAGAAAAGTCCACTCCTTTTGATTTGTCCATATTTTCAGAAGAGGAAAGGCAAGTCATCAATGTATTAAAGGATTTTAAGAAAGGGTTGCACTTGGATGAACTCTGTTGGAAGTGTCAACTCTCGATCAATCAGGTGGTCACGCTGTTGCTCAATTTGGAGTTTGCAGGCATGATAGAATCCATGCCTGGCAAACAGTATAAATTAACCAAAGGTCTCTAA
- a CDS encoding four helix bundle protein, with translation MPTIKQFEDLDVWKESRKLVRSIYSFLNQSKDIDRDTKSQMKRCTLSIMNNIAEGFGRNGDKEFVRFLNIASGSASECKSMLYVLEDLEYIEVETAKAYRTDIDKIRKLIHGLVRYLNNKS, from the coding sequence ATGCCAACTATCAAACAATTTGAAGATTTAGATGTCTGGAAAGAAAGTAGAAAACTTGTACGAAGTATTTATTCATTTTTAAATCAATCAAAAGACATCGATAGAGACACAAAGAGTCAAATGAAACGCTGTACCTTATCAATAATGAATAATATTGCAGAGGGCTTTGGCCGCAATGGAGACAAGGAATTTGTAAGGTTTTTAAACATTGCCAGTGGGTCAGCTTCAGAGTGCAAAAGCATGTTATACGTATTGGAAGATTTAGAATATATCGAAGTAGAAACTGCCAAGGCATACCGAACAGATATTGACAAAATCAGGAAACTCATACACGGTCTGGTTCGATACTTAAATAACAAATCCTAA
- a CDS encoding homocysteine S-methyltransferase family protein, producing MKMDIRDILKQRILVLDGAMGTMIQRHQLEEKDFRNEELKDHEVTLKGNNDLLCITRPDIIKDIYREYLEAGADIIETNTFGGTWIAQADYKLEDWIYKINYEGAKIAKEVADEFTQKDPDKPRFVAGSMGPTNRLASMSPDVNNPGYRAINYDQLLEAFKEQANALLDGGSDILLVETITDTLNSKAALMAIDQIAEERGIRIPIMVSGTITDASGRILSGQNTEAFLISVSHLDLLSIGLNCALGARELKPYLHTLASKSEFNISAHPNAGLPNEFGQYDETPEDMVDQIKEFLDENLINIIGGCCGTTPDHIRAIAELAAKYEPRPIKSQQTTVNG from the coding sequence ATGAAAATGGACATTAGAGATATTCTAAAACAAAGGATATTGGTGTTGGACGGTGCTATGGGCACGATGATTCAGCGGCATCAATTAGAGGAAAAAGACTTCAGAAATGAAGAATTGAAAGACCACGAGGTTACACTCAAAGGCAACAATGATTTACTCTGCATCACCCGACCCGATATCATCAAAGACATCTATAGAGAATATCTAGAAGCAGGTGCAGACATCATAGAGACCAATACCTTTGGTGGCACATGGATCGCTCAGGCGGATTACAAACTAGAAGACTGGATTTACAAAATCAACTACGAAGGAGCCAAAATTGCCAAGGAAGTTGCGGACGAGTTCACACAAAAGGATCCGGACAAACCTAGGTTTGTGGCAGGTTCTATGGGACCAACCAACAGATTGGCCAGCATGTCTCCTGATGTAAACAACCCAGGATACCGTGCCATCAATTATGATCAGCTGCTTGAAGCATTCAAAGAACAAGCCAACGCACTACTAGATGGTGGTTCTGACATTCTCCTGGTGGAGACTATCACCGACACACTCAACTCCAAAGCAGCTTTGATGGCGATAGATCAAATTGCAGAAGAGAGAGGCATCCGTATCCCAATCATGGTTTCAGGCACCATTACTGATGCCAGTGGCCGAATCCTATCCGGACAAAACACAGAGGCATTTTTGATCTCAGTTTCGCATTTGGACCTGCTTAGTATTGGACTGAATTGTGCATTAGGAGCCAGAGAGCTGAAACCTTATCTTCATACTTTAGCCAGTAAGTCAGAATTCAATATCAGCGCCCACCCTAACGCAGGGTTACCAAATGAATTTGGCCAATATGACGAAACACCAGAGGATATGGTGGATCAAATCAAGGAATTCCTAGACGAAAACCTCATCAATATCATTGGTGGGTGTTGCGGAACCACTCCTGATCATATCAGAGCCATAGCAGAATTGGCCGCCAAGTATGAGCCTAGGCCGATAAAGAGTCAACAGACTACTGTCAACGGTTAA
- a CDS encoding MerR family transcriptional regulator: MPYKEKEIEKRYYTIGEVADELGVATSLIRFWETEFDIISPKKNRKGNRQFTKDDIKKIKLIYHLVKVKGYTLHGARDFIKSDINAATTKIEMIESLKNIRQFLSDIKDSIQKS; encoded by the coding sequence GTGCCTTACAAAGAAAAAGAAATAGAGAAGCGATACTACACCATTGGAGAGGTGGCAGATGAATTGGGAGTAGCAACTTCCTTAATTCGCTTTTGGGAAACGGAATTTGATATCATTAGCCCTAAAAAGAATAGAAAGGGTAATCGTCAGTTTACGAAGGATGATATCAAGAAAATTAAGTTGATTTATCATTTGGTGAAAGTGAAGGGATATACGCTTCATGGAGCCAGAGATTTTATCAAGAGCGACATCAATGCAGCAACAACGAAGATCGAGATGATCGAGTCGCTTAAGAATATCCGACAGTTCTTGTCAGATATCAAAGACAGCATACAGAAAAGTTAA
- the metF gene encoding methylenetetrahydrofolate reductase [NAD(P)H] produces the protein MKVTDHIKNAKGKTLFSLEIIPPKKGENISKIFDHLDPLMEFKPPFIDVTYHREEYIYKKHPNGLLEKKTTRKRPGTVGICAAIRHRYDVDPVPHIICGGFSKEETENALIDLDFLGIDNVLVLRGDAIKSEGKFIPQEDGNNYAIDLLHQVNRMNNGQYLDDSLEDPAPTDFCIGVAGYPEKHFESPNLEMDLMYLKQKVEAGAEYIVTQMFFDNQKYFDFVEMCRKMDINIPIIPGLKPISTKSQSTILPSIFHIDLPVELGEALHKCKNNQEAKEIGIEWGIKQSKELMEYGVPVLHYYSMGKSTSVQKIAEAVF, from the coding sequence ATGAAGGTTACCGATCATATAAAGAACGCAAAAGGAAAAACACTGTTCTCACTTGAAATCATTCCGCCGAAGAAAGGAGAGAACATTTCGAAAATATTCGATCATTTAGATCCATTGATGGAATTCAAACCTCCATTCATTGATGTGACTTATCACCGAGAGGAATATATCTACAAGAAACACCCCAATGGTCTTCTAGAAAAGAAAACCACCAGAAAACGCCCCGGCACGGTAGGAATCTGTGCCGCGATTCGTCATCGATATGACGTAGATCCTGTGCCTCACATCATCTGTGGGGGTTTTTCTAAAGAGGAAACCGAAAATGCTTTGATTGATCTGGACTTTCTTGGGATTGACAATGTACTGGTCCTTCGAGGTGATGCGATCAAATCTGAGGGCAAATTCATACCACAGGAAGACGGAAACAACTATGCCATCGATCTGCTACATCAGGTCAATAGAATGAATAATGGACAATACCTGGATGACAGCCTGGAAGACCCTGCTCCCACAGACTTTTGTATTGGGGTGGCCGGCTATCCTGAAAAGCACTTTGAATCGCCGAACCTGGAAATGGACTTGATGTACCTGAAACAAAAGGTAGAAGCAGGGGCTGAATATATTGTCACACAGATGTTTTTCGACAATCAAAAGTATTTTGACTTTGTCGAGATGTGTAGAAAAATGGATATCAATATTCCAATCATCCCAGGGTTAAAGCCCATATCTACTAAGTCGCAGTCCACCATCCTACCGAGTATCTTCCATATCGATTTACCAGTAGAGCTTGGTGAAGCTTTGCACAAGTGCAAGAACAATCAGGAGGCCAAGGAGATCGGTATTGAATGGGGAATCAAACAATCTAAGGAATTGATGGAATACGGAGTACCTGTATTGCACTATTACTCTATGGGAAAATCCACAAGTGTGCAGAAGATAGCTGAAGCGGTTTTTTAG
- a CDS encoding hydroxymethylglutaryl-CoA lyase, whose amino-acid sequence MKIIECPRDALQGLHEFVPTEQKIEYINQLLKIGFDTIDFGSFVSPKAIPQMRDTKEVLSHLDLKGSKSKLLAIVANARGAHEASEYENISYLGFPLSLSETFQRKNTNKSIAEALEELLIIQDICKEHNKILVTYLSMGFGNPYGDPYEMNYVLDFVAKLKKLDIQIISLADTVGISNPENIKTLFSSVVNQFPEIEFGVHLHSDLDSAIDKVEAAYKAGCRRFDGAINGFGGCPMAEDKLVGNIATENMLAYFDEFSIPVDFDMRELKKAMNIAPTVFLGR is encoded by the coding sequence ATGAAAATAATAGAGTGCCCTAGAGATGCCTTGCAAGGACTGCATGAATTTGTTCCGACAGAGCAAAAAATCGAATATATCAACCAACTTTTAAAAATTGGATTCGACACCATTGACTTTGGCAGTTTTGTTTCTCCCAAAGCCATTCCGCAGATGAGAGACACCAAAGAGGTTTTAAGTCATCTGGATCTAAAGGGTAGCAAGTCCAAGTTACTCGCAATAGTAGCCAATGCTAGAGGCGCACATGAAGCTTCTGAGTATGAAAACATAAGTTACTTAGGCTTTCCTCTTTCATTATCTGAAACCTTTCAGCGTAAAAACACCAACAAGAGTATTGCAGAAGCCCTTGAAGAGCTATTGATCATTCAGGACATTTGCAAAGAGCACAACAAAATACTTGTGACCTACCTTTCTATGGGATTTGGCAACCCATATGGAGACCCCTATGAAATGAATTATGTTCTTGATTTTGTAGCTAAACTGAAAAAACTTGATATTCAAATCATTTCTCTTGCCGATACTGTAGGCATATCGAACCCCGAAAATATAAAGACCTTATTCAGTTCTGTAGTCAATCAGTTTCCGGAAATTGAATTTGGCGTTCATCTGCACTCTGATCTGGATTCAGCAATTGATAAGGTAGAGGCTGCATACAAAGCAGGATGTAGAAGATTTGATGGTGCTATCAATGGATTTGGAGGTTGCCCGATGGCTGAAGACAAATTGGTAGGCAACATTGCCACTGAAAACATGCTGGCCTACTTTGATGAGTTTAGCATCCCGGTAGACTTTGATATGCGAGAATTAAAAAAAGCTATGAATATTGCTCCTACGGTTTTCCTAGGTAGATAA